A stretch of Candidatus Vicinibacter affinis DNA encodes these proteins:
- a CDS encoding biotin/lipoyl-binding protein codes for MGSFQVTSKNCVLTVDENQLNQYQISEISQDNYHLIYKDKSLQAKIISVDLTNCRVELLIDEVRYELTIDDELKMLIDSIGLRLSEKKIDDILKAPMPGLVINVSVTPNQIVKKGDNLITLEAMKMENVLKAHHDGVIKSVNVLKGEKVEKGQILIEFEN; via the coding sequence ATGGGGTCATTTCAAGTCACTTCAAAGAATTGTGTTTTAACTGTTGACGAGAATCAACTCAATCAATATCAAATCTCAGAAATCTCTCAAGATAACTATCACTTAATTTATAAGGATAAATCGCTTCAGGCCAAAATAATTTCAGTTGATCTTACAAATTGCAGAGTTGAACTTTTGATCGACGAAGTTAGATATGAATTGACAATAGATGACGAATTGAAAATGTTAATTGATTCAATAGGATTGAGACTTAGTGAAAAGAAAATTGATGACATATTGAAAGCTCCAATGCCAGGATTGGTAATTAATGTTTCTGTAACACCTAACCAGATTGTAAAAAAAGGGGATAATTTGATCACACTGGAAGCCATGAAAATGGAAAATGTTCTAAAGGCACACCATGATGGTGTCATCAAATCAGTAAATGTTTTGAAAGGCGAGAAGGTTGAAAAGGGACAAATATTGATTGAGTTTGAAAATTAA
- the lhgO gene encoding L-2-hydroxyglutarate oxidase: MISESTYDLIIIGGGIVGLATAREFLLKLKGFRVLILEAEDQIGKHQTSHNSGVLHSGIYYQPNSVKSKNCLRGYSLMLNYLVEQAIPHQICGKIIVAKKENELEMLQKLYENGLNVGLDKIRILTDKESSEMQPGIKAVKSLWVPYTGIVSYLQVAGHLEKEVILMGGKVLLGQKVINLALNSNQEWVVTTSKDVFRSKYVISCAGLQADRIIPNKSILKKYRIIPFKGDYYALMNTSYQNINHLLYPVPDPVFPFLGIHFTCHMDGSRSLGPNAVISLNRSDYKNHSINIGDLNSIITFPGFWKFVRRYWRTGLKEMMLFANQESFVKEGSSFGITVRKSDLSKMESGIRALVIDNQGYINDDFILFQDHNCLHVLNAPSPAATASLAIAETIFQKLISGLNTGF; the protein is encoded by the coding sequence TTGATTTCTGAAAGTACATATGATCTGATTATAATTGGAGGAGGAATAGTTGGGCTAGCTACAGCAAGAGAATTCCTATTAAAACTCAAAGGCTTTAGAGTGCTTATCCTTGAAGCTGAAGATCAAATAGGGAAACATCAGACGAGTCATAATAGTGGCGTCTTACATTCCGGAATTTATTATCAGCCTAATTCTGTAAAATCAAAAAATTGTCTTAGAGGTTATTCCCTGATGCTTAATTACCTAGTGGAGCAGGCAATTCCTCACCAGATTTGTGGAAAAATCATTGTGGCAAAGAAGGAAAATGAACTTGAAATGCTTCAAAAATTATATGAGAATGGATTAAATGTAGGATTAGATAAAATCAGAATTTTAACGGATAAGGAGTCTTCGGAAATGCAACCAGGAATCAAAGCTGTGAAAAGTTTATGGGTGCCATATACAGGAATTGTAAGTTATCTTCAAGTTGCAGGCCACCTGGAAAAGGAAGTGATTTTAATGGGAGGCAAGGTCTTGCTTGGCCAAAAAGTAATTAATTTGGCTTTGAATTCAAATCAAGAATGGGTGGTTACAACTTCAAAAGATGTATTCAGGAGTAAGTATGTAATTAGTTGTGCAGGATTACAGGCCGATCGTATAATCCCCAATAAGTCTATCCTAAAAAAGTATAGAATAATTCCATTTAAAGGTGATTACTATGCATTAATGAATACATCCTATCAAAACATTAATCACCTATTGTATCCTGTTCCTGATCCTGTATTTCCATTTTTAGGGATACATTTTACTTGTCACATGGATGGAAGCAGGTCTTTAGGCCCTAATGCTGTGATTTCACTTAATCGGAGCGACTATAAAAACCACAGCATCAATATTGGCGATTTGAATTCAATAATTACCTTTCCGGGTTTTTGGAAATTTGTTAGACGATATTGGCGTACGGGATTGAAGGAAATGATGCTTTTTGCCAATCAAGAATCATTTGTTAAAGAGGGTTCTTCGTTCGGGATAACTGTCAGAAAATCTGACTTAAGTAAAATGGAATCAGGTATAAGAGCTTTGGTTATAGATAATCAAGGTTATATAAATGATGATTTTATTCTATTTCAGGATCATAATTGCTTGCATGTTTTGAACGCTCCCTCCCCAGCCGCAACCGCAAGTTTGGCTATTGCGGAGACTATTTTTCAAAAGCTAATTTCAGGTCTAAACACAGGATTTTAA
- a CDS encoding helix-hairpin-helix domain-containing protein has translation MVESVFDQIVSYTGLTSRQVKNTLDLLEDGASIPFIARYRKEKTQSLNEQEIRLIKQASQIFEDLFDRRNFILQKLDEQGVLTNELKTKILGAKDLISLEDLYLPYKKRKRSKADIAIENGLEPLAMKIIQNINIDLNTEINQFIPTPYHSRSEVLDGIKFIISDFINRDDELRHRLRNRMWNEGLLVSKLSKGKELSAEKFKDYFDFKELLKKIPSHRYLAIRRGEEEKLLKVDLFLEDDVFIKIIGRKYFSLGSKDLLLLMRLAVEESWTRLLYPSLVLQIHHRLKEKSDQAAIDVFGMNLRQILLEAPLGSKKILAIDPGFRSGCKVVCLDARGNLIDHFVIFPLEPVLEKYKSAEKLLSSLKVNDISDIAIGDGTGGRELGVWLLEILDGKNINVHVVSESGASIYSASELAGSEFPDLDLTFRGSISIGRRLMDPLSELIKIDPKSIGVGQYQHDVNQKLLKDRLDQEIVSCVNSVGVQVNTASAQLLSHVSGIGLTLAKSIVDYRDKNLEFKTKSQFLNVPRFGQKAFEQSAGFLRIRNGTHPLDNTGVHPERYVLVDAMAASLKHRLSELIESKELIGKIDLSKFISEEVNIDTLRDIINDISKPGLDPRGEIKLFSFDPSVKTIDDVFQGMILPGIVLNITQFGAFVDIGIKESGLIHKSEISESFVDDPLKLLKLRQKLMVRVILVDHERKRIQLSIKNVDWKI, from the coding sequence ATGGTTGAATCCGTTTTTGATCAAATTGTTTCATATACTGGCTTAACCTCGCGACAAGTTAAAAATACGCTTGATTTATTGGAGGATGGAGCGAGTATACCATTCATCGCAAGGTACCGTAAGGAGAAAACTCAATCTCTAAATGAACAAGAGATACGACTTATTAAGCAAGCAAGCCAAATTTTCGAAGATTTGTTTGATAGAAGAAATTTTATTTTGCAAAAGCTTGATGAACAAGGAGTATTAACAAATGAATTAAAGACAAAAATTTTAGGAGCGAAAGATCTGATTTCATTGGAAGATCTTTATTTGCCTTATAAAAAGCGTAAAAGATCTAAAGCTGATATAGCTATAGAGAACGGTCTTGAACCGTTAGCCATGAAAATTATTCAGAATATAAATATTGATCTAAATACTGAAATAAATCAATTTATTCCGACTCCTTATCATTCAAGGTCTGAAGTTTTAGATGGTATAAAATTTATAATTTCAGATTTCATTAACAGGGATGATGAGCTCAGACACAGATTAAGAAACAGGATGTGGAATGAAGGATTGCTGGTCTCAAAACTTTCTAAAGGTAAGGAACTAAGTGCCGAAAAGTTTAAAGATTATTTTGATTTTAAAGAGTTGTTAAAAAAAATCCCTTCTCATCGTTATCTTGCCATTAGAAGAGGTGAAGAAGAGAAGTTGTTGAAAGTTGATTTATTTTTAGAGGATGATGTTTTTATTAAAATTATTGGCAGAAAGTATTTTAGTCTTGGTTCTAAGGATTTATTACTTTTAATGAGATTAGCTGTCGAAGAGTCTTGGACTCGACTACTTTACCCATCTTTAGTTTTACAAATTCATCATAGATTAAAGGAAAAGTCAGATCAAGCAGCTATCGATGTTTTTGGAATGAATCTTCGTCAAATTTTATTGGAAGCTCCATTGGGATCTAAAAAGATATTGGCCATCGACCCAGGATTCCGTTCTGGTTGTAAGGTGGTGTGTTTAGATGCTAGAGGTAACTTGATTGACCACTTTGTTATATTTCCATTAGAACCTGTTCTAGAAAAATATAAGTCTGCTGAAAAGCTATTGTCTTCATTAAAAGTGAATGACATTTCAGATATTGCAATTGGCGATGGAACAGGAGGTAGAGAATTAGGGGTTTGGTTGTTAGAGATTTTAGATGGAAAAAATATAAACGTCCATGTAGTTAGTGAAAGTGGCGCATCTATCTATTCCGCATCTGAATTGGCTGGTTCCGAATTTCCTGATCTTGATTTGACATTTAGAGGGTCTATTTCAATAGGAAGACGTTTGATGGATCCATTATCAGAGTTAATTAAAATTGATCCAAAATCAATTGGCGTAGGACAATACCAACATGATGTTAATCAAAAGTTACTAAAAGATAGACTGGATCAGGAAATTGTAAGCTGTGTTAATTCAGTTGGAGTGCAGGTTAATACGGCTTCTGCTCAACTTTTATCACATGTCAGTGGAATAGGTTTAACATTGGCAAAAAGTATAGTTGATTATCGTGATAAAAATTTGGAATTTAAAACCAAGAGTCAATTTCTAAATGTGCCTAGATTTGGACAAAAAGCCTTTGAACAGAGCGCTGGATTTTTAAGGATTAGAAATGGAACTCATCCTTTGGATAATACAGGTGTTCATCCTGAGCGTTATGTTTTGGTAGACGCAATGGCTGCTTCCTTAAAACATAGATTGTCGGAATTAATTGAGTCCAAAGAATTAATTGGTAAAATTGATTTATCAAAATTTATTTCTGAGGAGGTAAATATTGATACCCTTAGAGATATCATTAATGATATATCAAAACCTGGACTTGATCCAAGGGGAGAAATCAAGTTATTTTCTTTTGACCCGTCGGTAAAGACAATAGATGATGTCTTTCAGGGAATGATTTTACCCGGAATTGTTTTAAATATTACTCAGTTTGGTGCTTTTGTTGATATAGGAATTAAAGAATCCGGACTGATTCATAAATCTGAAATAAGCGAATCATTTGTAGATGATCCTTTGAAATTATTGAAGCTTAGACAGAAATTAATGGTCAGAGTAATTTTGGTTGATCACGAAAGAAAGCGAATTCAATTAAGCATAAAGAATGTTGACTGGAAAATTTAG
- a CDS encoding amidohydrolase family protein, with amino-acid sequence MLRVYSDHIFNGYEFLENAGLVFDLNGKVLELSTAGSFDKSAYDYYPGLLVPGFVNAHCHLELSHLQNKVDSGTGLLPFLQSVVGLREISEEEIQLAIMKADAQMVENGIVAVGDISNKSDTVACKLNSKIIYFNFIEAFDFMQEELTHQFFDKYFKTYQQYGDLRKSMVPHAPYSVTPELFQLISQQNSESTVISIHNQEVLDEDQLFLYKQGGFLNFYQHFGFNLDSFNATGKTSIHYTLDHLDQRHNVLFVHNTMMKFEDILEVKSRFSNSFFVTCPNANLYIENRLPDYKLFMDAGVSMCIGTDSLSSNWSLSILEELKAIQKYNGWIPLETLFSWATINGAKALRMDDRFGSFEIQKNPGLNWIQNVEFIKGKLNLSRSAVVKKIL; translated from the coding sequence ATGTTGAGAGTTTATAGTGATCATATTTTTAATGGCTATGAGTTTTTAGAAAATGCCGGATTAGTTTTTGATCTTAATGGAAAAGTGTTAGAGCTATCTACTGCTGGTAGTTTTGACAAAAGTGCATATGATTATTATCCGGGGCTACTAGTGCCAGGTTTTGTAAATGCCCATTGTCATCTTGAATTATCTCACCTTCAGAATAAAGTTGATTCTGGAACAGGTCTTCTGCCATTCCTTCAAAGTGTGGTAGGATTGAGAGAGATTTCTGAAGAAGAGATCCAATTGGCTATTATGAAGGCCGATGCCCAAATGGTTGAAAATGGTATTGTAGCGGTTGGAGATATTTCAAATAAATCTGATACTGTCGCTTGCAAATTAAACAGCAAGATTATATATTTTAATTTTATCGAGGCTTTTGATTTTATGCAAGAGGAGTTGACCCATCAATTTTTTGATAAGTATTTCAAAACCTATCAACAGTATGGCGATCTCCGTAAGTCAATGGTCCCCCATGCTCCATATTCAGTCACACCTGAATTGTTTCAATTGATTTCTCAACAAAATTCAGAGTCTACAGTTATAAGTATTCACAATCAAGAAGTACTTGATGAGGATCAGTTGTTTCTTTATAAACAAGGAGGTTTTTTAAATTTTTATCAACATTTTGGATTTAATTTAGATTCCTTCAACGCCACAGGAAAAACCTCAATTCATTACACATTGGATCATTTAGATCAAAGGCATAATGTCCTTTTTGTTCATAATACCATGATGAAATTTGAAGATATTCTTGAAGTTAAAAGTAGATTTTCGAATTCTTTTTTTGTTACTTGTCCCAATGCTAATTTATACATTGAAAATAGGCTTCCGGATTACAAATTGTTTATGGATGCGGGTGTGTCAATGTGCATTGGAACAGACTCGCTTTCTTCCAATTGGAGTTTGTCAATACTTGAGGAACTTAAGGCCATTCAAAAGTACAATGGATGGATTCCATTGGAAACATTGTTTTCATGGGCAACCATTAATGGAGCAAAAGCCTTAAGAATGGATGATAGATTTGGCAGTTTTGAGATCCAAAAAAATCCTGGTTTGAATTGGATACAAAATGTCGAATTTATTAAGGGGAAATTGAATTTATCTCGTTCGGCCGTAGTCAAGAAAATTTTATGA
- a CDS encoding DUF1015 domain-containing protein: MSEGIFLEGKKSTIFLYRILAKKRQYHGVLAGVDIEEYLKGNIKKHENTLLKQEENIVKLTLERNAIIKPVLLTYKSTPKLRELIMEGFHNRSPKFVLEFSKEKQIHELYAITKESEIKAFQKLFDKFVNKSYIADGHHRMAAVSYILEQSPELKNHGLNYILCALFDLKELSIMSYNRMFSLSNIDELPFLLKHLKGWSDVKKLRSVRLPMKKHEFIMYTSKGHYSIIWNKKIVAQNKKSNQIVYDIDLFNDYVLTKVFKVLEVRSDPRIQYVEGIKGVKPILKGINENQNLIGFSFFPVKSRDFVKTADTGKILPPKSTWFEPRIRNGIIVQNL, from the coding sequence ATGAGTGAAGGAATTTTTTTAGAAGGTAAAAAAAGCACTATTTTTTTGTACAGGATTCTTGCTAAGAAACGCCAATATCATGGTGTGCTGGCTGGAGTGGACATAGAAGAATATTTGAAGGGCAATATAAAAAAGCACGAGAATACTTTATTGAAACAAGAGGAAAACATTGTTAAATTAACTTTAGAGCGTAATGCAATAATTAAGCCCGTATTGCTTACTTATAAATCAACTCCCAAATTGAGAGAGTTGATTATGGAAGGCTTTCATAATAGGAGTCCCAAATTTGTACTTGAATTTTCCAAGGAAAAACAAATCCATGAACTCTATGCAATTACCAAAGAAAGTGAAATTAAGGCTTTTCAGAAACTGTTTGATAAATTCGTAAATAAATCCTATATAGCAGATGGGCACCACAGAATGGCTGCAGTAAGCTATATCCTTGAGCAAAGTCCGGAGTTAAAAAATCATGGCCTTAATTATATTCTTTGTGCTTTGTTCGATTTGAAGGAATTAAGTATTATGTCTTACAATCGAATGTTTTCACTATCAAATATTGATGAACTACCATTTTTGTTAAAACATCTAAAAGGTTGGTCTGATGTTAAAAAATTGCGCAGTGTAAGGCTGCCCATGAAAAAACATGAATTTATAATGTACACGTCAAAGGGTCATTATTCAATAATATGGAACAAGAAAATAGTTGCACAAAATAAGAAATCTAATCAAATAGTCTATGATATTGATTTGTTCAATGATTATGTTTTAACAAAGGTTTTTAAAGTTTTGGAAGTCAGATCTGATCCTAGAATTCAGTATGTGGAAGGGATCAAAGGCGTAAAACCAATTTTGAAAGGTATCAATGAGAATCAAAACCTGATTGGATTTAGCTTCTTTCCTGTTAAATCTAGGGATTTTGTAAAAACAGCAGATACGGGAAAAATTTTACCACCTAAAAGTACATGGTTTGAACCGCGGATTCGAAATGGAATTATAGTTCAAAATTTGTAG
- the gcvT gene encoding glycine cleavage system aminomethyltransferase GcvT: MKNTALTEIHIALGAKMAEFAGYNMPISYSGIKEEHDAVRNFAGMFDVSHMGEFIIKGKQAFDLIQKVTSNDVSKLEIGQAQYSCMPNLTGGIVDDLLVYRLSEDQCAEGEKAYMLVVNASNIQKDLDWINIHNSFDTRVIDISNETGLLAIQGPGVVGLLQELTDIELSSIPYYSFRKGRFAGVDNVLISATGYTGSGGFEIYAENSQIAHIWNEVFRIGNPKGLLPIGLGARDTLRLEMGFCLYGNDIDDTTSPLEAGLGWITKLNKGEFIGRDLMLELKAKGVKKKLVAIKLEDRRVPRHGYIVVDESGKEIGVVTSGTSSPSLNCSIGLCYVPNEYSAEGSIVFVSVGSKNLKAEVVKLPFYKGK; the protein is encoded by the coding sequence ATGAAAAATACAGCGCTTACAGAAATACATATTGCACTTGGAGCGAAAATGGCTGAGTTTGCAGGGTATAATATGCCAATATCATATTCTGGAATAAAAGAGGAACATGATGCAGTTAGAAATTTCGCCGGGATGTTTGATGTGTCACACATGGGTGAATTTATTATTAAGGGAAAACAAGCATTTGACTTGATTCAAAAAGTCACCTCAAATGATGTCTCAAAACTTGAAATAGGCCAGGCACAATATTCTTGTATGCCAAATTTGACAGGAGGAATTGTGGATGATTTATTGGTATACCGACTTTCTGAAGACCAATGCGCTGAAGGAGAAAAGGCCTATATGCTGGTTGTGAACGCTTCCAATATTCAGAAGGATTTGGATTGGATTAACATTCATAATTCATTTGATACAAGAGTGATTGATATTTCAAATGAGACAGGACTTCTGGCAATCCAAGGTCCCGGCGTTGTTGGATTATTACAGGAACTTACAGATATTGAATTATCATCAATTCCTTATTACTCCTTTCGAAAGGGACGATTTGCCGGTGTTGACAATGTTTTGATATCTGCAACAGGTTACACAGGGAGTGGTGGTTTTGAAATTTATGCTGAAAACAGTCAAATAGCTCATATTTGGAATGAGGTATTTAGAATTGGAAACCCAAAGGGACTTTTGCCAATTGGACTTGGTGCAAGAGATACACTTAGATTGGAAATGGGATTCTGCTTGTATGGAAATGACATTGATGATACAACATCACCTTTAGAAGCTGGTTTAGGATGGATTACTAAATTGAATAAAGGTGAATTTATCGGCCGCGATTTAATGCTTGAACTTAAAGCAAAAGGGGTAAAGAAGAAATTAGTTGCAATCAAATTGGAAGACAGAAGAGTGCCTAGACATGGGTACATTGTGGTTGATGAAAGTGGAAAAGAAATTGGAGTCGTTACGTCAGGGACATCATCTCCATCTTTGAATTGTTCTATTGGACTATGTTACGTGCCAAATGAATATTCTGCCGAGGGTAGTATTGTATTTGTTTCGGTTGGATCAAAAAACTTAAAGGCAGAAGTAGTGAAACTACCATTTTACAAAGGGAAATAG